One genomic segment of Mycolicibacterium neworleansense includes these proteins:
- a CDS encoding carboxymuconolactone decarboxylase family protein, whose amino-acid sequence MTDDVREQGLRVLQEMVPHLPAGVVEPDGSFGDEMMAIGVDNVFGRLWSREGLSRRDRSLVTMGILIALRATEEFESHVRIGLRNGLTEDEIAEVIYHSSGYAGFPNANTAMNVAKRVLKGS is encoded by the coding sequence ATGACTGACGACGTACGTGAACAGGGCCTGCGGGTCCTCCAGGAGATGGTTCCGCACCTGCCGGCAGGTGTCGTCGAGCCCGACGGTTCCTTCGGCGACGAGATGATGGCCATCGGGGTCGACAATGTCTTCGGTCGGCTCTGGAGCCGCGAAGGGCTGAGCCGCCGTGACCGCAGCCTGGTCACCATGGGCATCCTCATCGCCCTACGAGCCACCGAGGAGTTCGAGTCGCATGTCAGGATCGGCCTGCGAAACGGCCTCACCGAGGACGAGATCGCCGAGGTCATCTATCACTCGAGCGGCTACGCGGGCTTCCCCAACGCCAACACGGCAATGAACGTGGCCAAACGGGTACTCAAAGGTTCGTGA
- a CDS encoding TPR repeat region-containing protein, whose translation MGVLDGFYSTWNKAKDTFGVGTPTDGSQYNGSSSQLLKMKSSIESAQPDDRWQGKGSEAYAAANKEHAGVYEKLADLDKKMAAEVTNAANVVTNGRNQLDTTKSWVDSAVNALPSSLSAQAREKSLIPIANQGITQVNNTVENANKDMNTIAGRFTGLRGEFDALTNQKFAPGEKKGDAEGLTDKDGDGKPDEEDVHKRAEQDVQDALSGNKEAAARVDEALTGITPGQKLTETQGAYLSQMQAQQKGMSLERLEEVHKKLGEHGDILPNSWQLMSNKDVEFPTTATKPEALDDPNNLTRGGSEKLPNSVIDPLQTSGTSYTEHAQAIANIVDTGDKSLQRGTELDRALLNKADAIMDTPPWEKDRASQGEDFGRDPFFDPAVSDIFAAVDDDHEVVRDHLVGGKGQDFLHDINNHAWSDKGTAAGALFEWTKDTTGPDSKIAAETAEVYGKYLGVYGEKLLDLPGHESLGDRNPNLVQSFAHGLAPYQEAMVGEKNVNGFDPLDSLGTNMTNTRNLFAVLDSDPDAAKYFNSEAYKSVKDYQDAFADAAKSDPSVPGSNPHHGDLAKAGRLLGLIDAGAYIETANHNENIQQSAYDHAKDAWDIKKAGWDVVGENIPVVDRLHAALEQGMIGPEPVESDFPEGTTSTNVGVHNDDRQLGNGATHAAYSIAAGLVHGPNNDIVAQYFNGDALMTPAEVRARYGESGWEDYRSQLSRYFANTHPSLGFAISDFQSQYTAPNTNLPERED comes from the coding sequence GTGGGCGTGCTTGATGGCTTCTATTCGACGTGGAACAAAGCCAAGGACACGTTCGGCGTAGGCACCCCCACCGACGGCAGCCAGTACAACGGAAGCAGCTCGCAGCTGCTGAAGATGAAGTCCTCTATCGAATCGGCCCAGCCTGACGACCGCTGGCAAGGCAAGGGCTCAGAGGCCTACGCCGCGGCCAACAAGGAACACGCCGGCGTCTACGAAAAGCTGGCGGACCTCGACAAGAAGATGGCCGCCGAAGTCACCAACGCCGCGAACGTCGTCACCAACGGGCGCAATCAACTCGACACGACTAAGTCCTGGGTCGACAGCGCGGTCAACGCACTGCCTAGTTCACTCAGCGCCCAAGCCCGCGAGAAGAGCCTGATCCCGATTGCCAATCAAGGCATCACCCAGGTCAACAACACTGTCGAGAACGCCAATAAGGACATGAACACCATTGCCGGGCGCTTCACGGGCCTCAGGGGCGAGTTCGATGCACTGACGAATCAGAAATTCGCGCCGGGAGAGAAGAAGGGCGACGCCGAAGGCCTCACCGACAAGGACGGTGACGGCAAGCCGGACGAAGAAGATGTACATAAGCGGGCTGAGCAAGATGTCCAAGATGCGCTCAGCGGAAACAAGGAAGCAGCCGCCCGCGTTGATGAGGCGCTAACCGGTATCACCCCCGGCCAGAAGCTGACCGAGACCCAAGGTGCCTACCTCAGCCAAATGCAAGCGCAACAAAAGGGAATGTCGCTAGAACGGCTCGAAGAAGTGCATAAAAAGCTAGGCGAGCATGGAGATATTCTTCCTAATTCCTGGCAGCTCATGAGCAATAAAGATGTAGAATTTCCGACCACCGCGACAAAACCAGAAGCATTAGACGATCCCAACAATTTGACCAGGGGCGGCTCAGAAAAACTCCCCAATAGCGTGATTGATCCACTACAAACTTCCGGCACCTCGTATACCGAACATGCCCAGGCAATTGCGAATATCGTTGATACTGGTGATAAATCACTCCAACGGGGCACTGAACTTGATCGCGCATTGCTTAATAAAGCAGATGCAATCATGGACACGCCCCCGTGGGAAAAAGACCGCGCAAGCCAAGGAGAAGATTTCGGACGAGATCCATTCTTCGATCCGGCCGTCTCCGATATTTTTGCAGCCGTCGATGATGATCACGAAGTTGTGCGGGACCACTTGGTGGGCGGAAAAGGTCAAGACTTTCTGCACGACATAAACAACCACGCGTGGTCAGATAAAGGAACGGCCGCAGGGGCACTTTTTGAGTGGACAAAGGACACAACTGGACCGGATAGCAAAATTGCGGCCGAGACAGCGGAAGTGTACGGGAAATACCTCGGGGTTTACGGCGAGAAATTACTCGACCTGCCAGGACATGAGAGCCTAGGCGACCGTAATCCTAACCTAGTGCAATCATTCGCCCACGGGTTGGCTCCATATCAGGAGGCAATGGTCGGCGAGAAGAACGTCAACGGATTCGATCCCCTGGACAGCCTGGGAACGAATATGACTAACACTCGAAATCTATTTGCAGTCCTCGATTCGGACCCGGACGCTGCAAAGTACTTCAACAGTGAGGCATACAAGAGCGTCAAAGACTACCAGGATGCTTTCGCAGATGCCGCTAAAAGTGACCCATCAGTACCCGGCAGCAACCCTCACCACGGCGATCTGGCCAAAGCGGGTCGACTATTGGGCCTAATAGACGCCGGCGCTTACATCGAGACTGCGAATCACAACGAGAATATTCAACAAAGCGCGTACGACCACGCCAAAGATGCATGGGATATCAAGAAGGCGGGGTGGGATGTAGTTGGGGAAAATATTCCCGTCGTAGATCGTCTTCACGCAGCTTTAGAGCAAGGGATGATCGGGCCTGAGCCGGTGGAGTCTGATTTCCCGGAAGGCACCACCTCGACGAACGTGGGGGTGCACAATGACGATCGGCAGTTGGGCAATGGGGCGACGCACGCTGCATACTCAATCGCGGCCGGCTTGGTGCACGGCCCGAATAATGACATAGTGGCGCAGTATTTCAACGGTGACGCACTAATGACCCCCGCAGAGGTCCGCGCCCGCTACGGCGAATCAGGCTGGGAAGATTACCGCAGCCAACTCAGCCGATATTTCGCAAACACTCATCCTTCACTTGGATTCGCGATAAGCGATTTCCAATCGCAATACACCGCCCCCAATACCAATCTCCCAGAAAGAGAAGACTAA
- a CDS encoding GDP-mannose 4,6-dehydratase, producing the protein MRTLVTGAAGFIGSTLVDRLLADGHSVVGLDDLSSGRAENLSSADNSDNFEFVKADIVDADLLGLLKDTQPEVIFHLAAQISVKRSVDDPQLDSTVNVVGVVRLAEAARQAGVRKVVHTSSGGSVYGTPPSYPTSEDAPTNPASPYAASKVAGEVYFNMFRNLYNLDCSHIAPANVYGPRQDPHGEAGVVAIFAQALLAGRPTKIFGDGTDTRDYVYVDDVVDAFVKASGTAGGGQRFNVGTGVDTSTREMHTAIALAVGAADEPEMHPARLGDLRRSQLDITRAREVLGWRPQVDLAAGIPKTVEYFRSNSH; encoded by the coding sequence GTGCGAACACTGGTGACAGGAGCTGCAGGTTTCATCGGATCGACGCTGGTCGACCGGCTGCTGGCGGACGGGCACAGCGTCGTCGGCCTCGACGACCTGAGCTCCGGGCGGGCAGAGAACCTGAGCAGCGCCGACAACAGCGACAACTTCGAGTTCGTCAAGGCGGACATCGTCGACGCGGACCTGCTGGGGCTGCTCAAGGACACCCAGCCCGAGGTGATCTTCCACCTGGCCGCCCAGATCTCGGTGAAGCGTTCGGTGGACGACCCGCAACTGGACTCCACGGTGAATGTGGTGGGTGTGGTCCGGTTGGCCGAGGCGGCCCGTCAGGCCGGCGTGCGCAAGGTGGTGCACACGTCCTCGGGTGGTTCGGTGTACGGCACCCCGCCGTCTTATCCGACGAGTGAGGATGCGCCGACGAATCCGGCATCGCCGTATGCGGCGAGCAAGGTGGCCGGCGAGGTCTACTTCAACATGTTCCGCAATCTGTACAACCTGGATTGCTCACACATCGCCCCGGCCAACGTCTACGGCCCGCGGCAGGATCCACATGGTGAGGCCGGTGTGGTGGCAATTTTCGCCCAGGCGCTGCTGGCCGGGCGGCCCACCAAGATCTTCGGCGACGGCACCGACACCCGCGACTATGTGTATGTCGACGACGTGGTCGACGCCTTCGTGAAGGCCTCCGGCACCGCGGGCGGTGGCCAGCGGTTCAACGTCGGCACCGGGGTGGATACCTCGACCCGTGAGATGCACACCGCGATCGCCTTGGCCGTCGGAGCTGCGGACGAACCGGAGATGCACCCGGCGCGGCTCGGTGACCTGCGTCGTTCCCAGCTCGACATCACCCGGGCCCGCGAGGTGCTGGGCTGGCGCCCGCAGGTGGATCTGGCCGCGGGTATCCCCAAGACGGTCGAATACTTCAGGAGTAATTCTCACTAA
- a CDS encoding N-acyl-D-amino-acid deacylase family protein produces the protein MSYDVIVRNGLWFDGTGAPPQVRTLGIRDGVVVAVSATPLDETDCPDVINAGGKWVLPGFVDVHTHYDAEVLLDPGLRESVRHGVTTVLLGMCSLSTVYSDTEDAADLFSRVEAVPRQFVVGALEQHKTWSGPAEYVKAIDELPLGPNIASLLGHSDLRASVLGLDRATTRGVTPTDAELETMAAKLDEALEAGMLGLSGMDAAIDKLDGDRFRSRALPSTFATWRERRRLIKVLRKRGRMLQSAPNVAKVHEALNFFLESSGLFGHRRDVRMSLLVSADAKSSPGAVRVLGPGVRLLNRVLGSKVRFQHLPVPFELYSDGIDLPVFEEFGAGTAALHLKDQFERNKLLADPEYRRRFRKSFDRRVLGPTLWHRDFHDATIVECPDKSLIGKSFGQIADERGIHPLDAFLDVLVDNGERNVRWTTIVANDRPKFLDKLAKEPSVHMGFSDAGAHLRNMAFYNYPVKLLKRVRDAQLAGRPFMTTEHAVHRLTAEVADWFGVSAGTLRQGDRADFVVIDPAGLNETVEAYHEESVPFYGGLSRMVNRSDDAVVATAVNGAVVFRNGQFRDGYGESVKSGRYLRAGAEKLDHTPV, from the coding sequence ATGTCCTACGACGTCATCGTTCGCAACGGCTTGTGGTTCGACGGCACCGGCGCCCCGCCGCAGGTCCGTACGCTGGGGATTCGTGATGGGGTAGTGGTCGCGGTGTCGGCCACCCCGCTGGATGAGACCGACTGCCCCGACGTCATCAATGCCGGTGGCAAGTGGGTGCTCCCCGGCTTCGTCGACGTGCACACCCACTACGACGCCGAGGTCCTGCTCGATCCGGGCCTGCGGGAGTCGGTGCGACACGGGGTGACCACGGTCCTGCTCGGCATGTGTTCGCTCTCGACGGTGTACTCCGACACCGAGGACGCCGCCGACCTGTTCAGCCGCGTCGAGGCGGTCCCGCGTCAGTTCGTGGTGGGCGCCCTGGAACAGCACAAGACCTGGTCGGGGCCGGCCGAGTACGTGAAGGCCATCGACGAGCTGCCGCTGGGCCCGAACATCGCGTCGCTGCTGGGGCATTCGGATCTGCGGGCCTCGGTGCTGGGGCTGGATCGGGCGACCACGCGCGGGGTCACCCCGACCGACGCCGAGCTGGAGACCATGGCGGCCAAGCTCGACGAGGCTCTCGAGGCGGGCATGCTCGGCCTGTCGGGGATGGACGCGGCGATCGACAAGTTGGACGGTGACCGCTTCCGGTCCCGCGCCTTGCCGTCGACGTTCGCGACGTGGCGTGAGCGCCGGCGTCTGATCAAGGTGCTGCGCAAGCGTGGACGGATGCTGCAGAGCGCGCCGAATGTGGCCAAAGTGCATGAGGCACTGAACTTCTTCCTGGAGAGCAGCGGTCTGTTCGGCCATCGCCGGGACGTGCGGATGAGCCTGCTGGTGTCGGCCGACGCCAAGTCCTCGCCCGGTGCGGTGCGGGTGCTCGGGCCGGGTGTCCGGTTGCTCAACCGGGTGCTGGGGTCCAAGGTGCGGTTCCAGCACCTGCCGGTGCCATTCGAATTGTATTCGGACGGAATCGATCTGCCGGTGTTCGAGGAGTTCGGCGCCGGAACGGCCGCGCTGCACCTCAAAGATCAGTTCGAGCGCAACAAGCTGCTCGCCGATCCCGAGTACCGCCGCCGGTTCCGCAAGTCCTTCGACCGGCGCGTGCTCGGACCCACCCTGTGGCACCGCGACTTCCACGACGCCACGATCGTCGAATGCCCCGACAAGTCGCTGATCGGCAAGAGCTTCGGTCAGATCGCCGACGAGCGCGGCATCCACCCGCTCGATGCCTTCCTCGATGTGCTGGTCGACAACGGTGAGCGCAACGTTCGCTGGACCACCATCGTGGCCAACGACCGGCCCAAGTTCCTCGACAAGCTGGCCAAGGAACCGTCGGTGCACATGGGTTTCTCGGATGCCGGTGCGCACCTGCGCAACATGGCGTTCTACAACTACCCGGTGAAGCTGCTGAAGCGGGTACGCGACGCTCAGCTGGCCGGGCGGCCGTTCATGACCACCGAACATGCCGTGCACCGGCTGACCGCCGAGGTCGCCGACTGGTTCGGCGTCTCGGCCGGCACGCTGCGCCAAGGCGACCGCGCCGACTTCGTGGTGATCGATCCCGCCGGCCTCAACGAGACGGTCGAGGCGTACCACGAGGAATCGGTCCCGTTCTACGGCGGCCTGAGTCGGATGGTGAACCGCAGCGACGACGCTGTCGTCGCGACGGCGGTCAACGGTGCCGTGGTGTTCCGCAACGGTCAGTTCCGGGACGGCTACGGTGAATCGGTGAAATCAGGGCGCTACCTGCGGGCCGGTGCTGAGAAGCTGGACCATACGCCGGTCTGA
- a CDS encoding TetR/AcrR family transcriptional regulator, with product MARTQQQRREETVARLLDAAIDTIIEVGYAKASAAVIAKRAKVSDGALFRHFPTMSDFMAATAQEVARRQLELGGKLVAEIPAEQPPLPAVLTILRDIAGSETNTVWHELMMAARTDEKLRGPLQTVLAEYIDNIYETAKSTPGVDQIPEDVFAVLLTIVINTFDGAAMVRRVLPMPELEEARIAMLAELLSR from the coding sequence ATGGCCAGAACCCAGCAGCAGCGCCGCGAGGAAACCGTCGCACGACTACTCGACGCCGCCATCGACACCATCATCGAGGTCGGTTATGCCAAGGCCTCGGCGGCGGTGATCGCCAAGCGGGCCAAGGTTTCCGACGGCGCGCTGTTCCGGCATTTCCCGACCATGAGTGACTTCATGGCGGCCACGGCCCAGGAGGTGGCGCGCCGTCAGCTGGAGTTGGGCGGCAAGCTGGTCGCGGAGATCCCCGCCGAGCAGCCGCCGCTGCCGGCCGTGCTGACGATCCTGCGCGACATCGCAGGCAGTGAAACCAACACCGTGTGGCACGAGCTGATGATGGCGGCCCGCACCGACGAAAAGCTGCGGGGCCCATTGCAGACGGTGCTCGCCGAGTACATCGACAACATCTACGAAACCGCCAAGAGCACACCTGGCGTCGATCAGATTCCCGAGGATGTGTTCGCCGTACTGCTGACCATCGTGATCAACACGTTCGACGGCGCAGCGATGGTGCGACGCGTGCTGCCGATGCCGGAACTCGAGGAGGCACGGATCGCGATGTTGGCGGAGTTGCTCAGCCGCTAG
- a CDS encoding DUF2304 domain-containing protein: MNWIQALLIISVLVLLAYLLGSRRSARSKAWVKVGFVLFVVAGIYAILRPDDTTVVANWLGVDRGTDLMEYVLIIAFVFVTLSTYLRIKDLELRYARLARAVALQNVRVPEES, from the coding sequence ATGAACTGGATTCAGGCGCTGCTGATCATCTCGGTGCTCGTGCTGTTGGCGTACCTGCTGGGGTCACGGCGCAGTGCGCGATCCAAAGCGTGGGTGAAGGTCGGCTTCGTGCTGTTCGTCGTCGCCGGCATCTACGCGATCCTGCGTCCCGACGACACCACCGTGGTGGCCAATTGGCTTGGGGTGGACCGCGGTACGGACCTGATGGAGTACGTGCTCATCATCGCGTTCGTGTTCGTCACGCTCTCGACGTACCTGCGCATCAAAGACCTCGAGCTGCGCTATGCCCGACTGGCCCGCGCCGTCGCCCTGCAGAACGTACGGGTGCCGGAGGAAAGCTAG
- a CDS encoding glycosyltransferase family 2 protein, with protein sequence MRFHDVWIIIPAFNEASIIGDVISDVRSVFPNVICVDDGSRDGTAEQALQAGAHVVPHPVNLGQGAAIQTGVVYARSRPGARVFATFDADGQHQVKDVVRMIDRLDTDGADLVVGTRFANPDAHAVTHTPPLKRIILRAAAFLSPQSRALGLTDAHNGLRVFDKLVADELDLTMNGMSHAGEFISLAYENRWRVVEEPVEILYTDYSKSKGQPLLNGVNIIFDGLLRRRLSR encoded by the coding sequence ATGCGCTTCCACGACGTTTGGATCATCATCCCCGCCTTCAACGAGGCGAGCATCATCGGCGACGTCATCTCCGACGTGCGCTCGGTTTTCCCTAACGTGATCTGTGTCGACGATGGCAGCCGTGACGGCACCGCCGAGCAGGCACTGCAGGCCGGCGCACACGTCGTCCCGCATCCGGTCAACCTCGGCCAGGGAGCGGCCATCCAGACCGGCGTCGTATACGCCCGCAGCCGGCCCGGGGCCCGGGTGTTCGCCACCTTCGACGCTGACGGCCAGCATCAGGTCAAGGACGTCGTGCGGATGATCGACCGGCTCGACACCGACGGCGCCGATCTGGTGGTGGGGACCCGGTTCGCCAACCCCGACGCCCACGCGGTGACGCATACGCCGCCGCTGAAGCGGATCATCCTGCGCGCGGCGGCGTTCTTGAGCCCGCAGAGCCGGGCGCTCGGACTCACCGACGCCCACAACGGCCTGCGGGTGTTCGACAAGTTGGTGGCCGACGAACTCGACCTCACCATGAACGGCATGAGCCACGCCGGTGAGTTCATCTCGCTGGCGTACGAAAACCGTTGGCGCGTGGTCGAGGAGCCCGTCGAGATCCTCTACACCGACTACTCGAAGTCGAAGGGGCAACCGCTGCTCAACGGGGTGAACATCATCTTCGACGGGCTGTTGCGCAGGAGGCTGTCCCGATGA
- a CDS encoding lipopolysaccharide biosynthesis protein produces MTDGGAAPATGPITRSSVARVGLATAISALCGYAVLYLAARDLEPAGFSIFSVFWGAFGLVTGAANGLLQEATREVRSSRHRDLSGSPSTHPMRIAGLVGIVAAMVIALSSPLWSSHVFAESRALSVVLLSIGLAGFCLHATLLGMLAGVNRWTEYGALMVTDAGIRVAVAAATFVLGWGLAGFLWATVAGAVAWLIMLIAAPAARMAAGLLTAGNPATFLRGAAHSIAAAGASAILVMGFPVLLKATSGDLGAAGGVVILAVTLTRAPLLVPLTAMQGNLIAHFVDQRDKRLRALLAPGVAAAGLLGPWLLRVGFGDEYRAGGPLLAWLTAAAVAIAMLTLTGAATVAAAMHRAYALGWIIATVAAVALLLLPVGLEARTIIALLCGPLVGIAVHLGALARAARK; encoded by the coding sequence GTGACCGACGGCGGCGCCGCCCCGGCAACCGGCCCCATCACGCGCAGCAGCGTCGCCCGCGTCGGGTTGGCGACGGCGATCAGTGCGCTGTGCGGTTACGCCGTGCTGTACCTGGCCGCGCGCGACCTCGAGCCCGCCGGCTTCTCGATCTTCAGCGTGTTCTGGGGCGCGTTCGGCCTGGTGACCGGGGCCGCCAACGGCCTGCTGCAAGAGGCCACCCGTGAGGTGCGCTCATCGCGGCACCGTGACCTCTCCGGAAGTCCCAGCACCCACCCGATGCGGATCGCGGGGCTGGTCGGCATCGTCGCGGCCATGGTGATCGCGCTCAGCTCACCGCTGTGGAGCTCGCACGTATTCGCCGAGTCCCGGGCGCTGAGTGTGGTTCTGCTCAGCATCGGGCTGGCCGGATTCTGCCTGCACGCAACACTGCTCGGCATGCTCGCCGGGGTGAACCGCTGGACCGAGTACGGGGCCCTGATGGTCACCGACGCCGGAATCCGGGTGGCCGTGGCCGCGGCGACGTTCGTGCTCGGCTGGGGCCTGGCCGGGTTCCTGTGGGCCACCGTGGCCGGAGCCGTGGCCTGGCTGATCATGCTGATCGCCGCACCGGCGGCACGGATGGCCGCCGGGTTGCTGACAGCGGGCAACCCTGCGACGTTCCTGCGGGGGGCCGCGCACTCTATCGCCGCGGCCGGTGCCAGCGCGATCCTCGTGATGGGCTTCCCGGTGCTACTCAAGGCCACCTCCGGTGATCTGGGTGCGGCCGGCGGCGTGGTGATCCTGGCCGTGACGCTGACCCGCGCACCACTGCTGGTTCCGCTCACCGCGATGCAGGGCAATCTGATCGCGCACTTCGTCGATCAGCGCGACAAACGGCTGCGGGCACTGCTGGCCCCGGGTGTGGCGGCGGCCGGACTGCTGGGACCCTGGCTGCTGCGGGTGGGCTTCGGCGACGAGTACCGCGCCGGGGGCCCCCTGCTGGCCTGGCTGACCGCGGCTGCCGTGGCCATCGCGATGCTCACCCTGACCGGCGCCGCGACGGTGGCGGCGGCCATGCACCGGGCCTATGCGCTCGGCTGGATCATCGCCACGGTCGCCGCGGTGGCGCTACTGCTGCTGCCGGTCGGTTTGGAGGCGCGCACCATCATCGCTCTGCTGTGCGGACCACTGGTGGGAATCGCGGTTCACCTGGGCGCGCTGGCGCGTGCGGCCCGGAAATGA
- a CDS encoding M1 family metallopeptidase, whose product MTRSKKAAKKLAPAPVIDPYLPRNGNFGYRVSRYELDLEYKVAINRLAGTATITAVTLAALRNFTLDLSDALAVSRVSVNGRRPAQFRCSGGKLSVTLPSALPAGAAMTVVVRYNGTPRPIESYWGDVGFEELSNGALVAGQPNGAASWFPCDDHPSSKASYRIQISTDSPYYALANGELISRKARAGHTVWTYEQAEPTSSYLITLQIGQYESQRLTKTPVPMHAVLPARLRREFDHDFEYQPQMMKLFIKLFGPYPLASGYTVVITDDDLEIPLEAQGISIFGANHCDGHRGAERLIAHELAHQWFGNSVTARRWRDIWLHEGFACYAEWLWSEHSGGRTAAEWAEHYYERLRDKPQDLLLSDPGPEDMFDDRVYKRGALTLHALRTLIGDHSFFALLRDWTARYRHSTAFTSDFTGLAAGYTDVPLQPLWQAWLYSKELPDL is encoded by the coding sequence GTGACCCGATCGAAGAAAGCCGCGAAGAAACTTGCGCCCGCACCTGTTATCGACCCTTATCTGCCGCGCAACGGCAACTTCGGGTACCGGGTGTCGCGCTATGAACTCGATCTCGAGTACAAGGTGGCGATCAACCGACTGGCCGGGACCGCCACGATCACCGCGGTGACCCTGGCCGCGCTGCGCAACTTCACCCTCGACCTGTCCGACGCCCTGGCGGTGTCGCGGGTCTCGGTGAACGGCCGCCGCCCGGCCCAGTTCCGATGTTCGGGCGGGAAGTTGTCGGTCACCCTGCCCTCGGCATTGCCGGCCGGGGCCGCGATGACCGTCGTCGTCCGCTACAACGGAACCCCGCGCCCCATCGAATCCTATTGGGGTGACGTCGGTTTCGAGGAACTGTCGAACGGGGCCCTGGTGGCCGGCCAGCCCAACGGGGCGGCCTCCTGGTTCCCGTGCGACGACCATCCGAGTTCCAAGGCCAGCTACCGCATCCAGATCAGCACGGACAGCCCGTACTACGCCCTGGCCAACGGTGAACTGATCTCACGCAAGGCCCGCGCCGGGCACACGGTATGGACCTACGAGCAGGCCGAGCCGACGTCGAGCTACCTGATCACCCTGCAGATCGGCCAGTACGAGAGCCAGCGGCTGACCAAGACACCGGTACCGATGCACGCGGTGCTGCCCGCGCGGTTGCGCCGCGAGTTCGACCACGACTTCGAGTATCAACCGCAGATGATGAAGCTGTTCATCAAACTGTTCGGCCCGTATCCACTGGCCAGCGGCTACACCGTGGTGATCACCGACGACGATCTCGAGATCCCGCTGGAGGCCCAGGGCATCTCGATCTTCGGGGCCAACCACTGCGACGGGCATCGCGGCGCCGAGCGCCTGATCGCCCACGAGCTGGCCCACCAGTGGTTCGGCAACTCGGTGACGGCGCGACGCTGGCGCGACATCTGGCTGCACGAGGGATTCGCCTGCTACGCGGAATGGCTGTGGTCCGAACACAGCGGCGGCCGCACGGCCGCGGAGTGGGCCGAGCACTACTACGAACGGCTGCGCGACAAGCCCCAGGACCTTCTGCTGTCCGATCCGGGACCCGAGGACATGTTCGACGACCGGGTGTACAAGCGCGGCGCCCTGACCCTGCACGCGCTACGCACCCTGATCGGTGACCACAGTTTCTTTGCGCTCCTGCGGGATTGGACCGCCCGCTACCGCCACAGCACGGCCTTCACCAGTGACTTCACCGGGCTGGCCGCCGGCTACACCGACGTGCCGCTACAGCCGCTGTGGCAGGCCTGGCTGTATTCGAAAGAGCTGCCGGACCTGTGA